Proteins from a single region of Desulfobacterales bacterium:
- a CDS encoding sulfide/dihydroorotate dehydrogenase-like FAD/NAD-binding protein, translating to MFTIVKREEMAGGTVILNEIAAPLIAKKAKPGQFVILKAHETGERIPLTMADTNPENGTITVIYMVVGKGTSVFRDLKEGDAYQDVIGPLGKATHLEKVGTVVCVGGGTGVAVMHPITRALKQVGNHVIGIIGARTKDLLILEDRMRAASTELHICTDDGSYGHHGFVTEVLKKVLEKEDVKLVVAIGPVPMMKFVSKMTKEFGVKTIVSLNPIMVDGTGMCGGCRVSVGGEMKFACVDGPEFDGHAVDFDELMLRLQAYCDEEKQCYNDYCRLTGV from the coding sequence ATGTTTACAATCGTAAAACGGGAAGAAATGGCCGGCGGGACGGTGATTCTCAATGAAATCGCCGCACCTTTAATTGCGAAAAAAGCCAAACCCGGCCAGTTCGTCATTCTAAAAGCCCATGAAACCGGCGAGCGAATTCCGTTGACCATGGCGGATACAAATCCGGAAAACGGCACCATCACCGTTATTTATATGGTGGTAGGAAAAGGCACCAGTGTTTTTAGAGACCTAAAAGAAGGCGATGCCTATCAGGACGTGATCGGTCCGTTGGGCAAAGCCACCCACCTTGAAAAAGTAGGAACGGTGGTCTGTGTCGGTGGCGGCACCGGCGTGGCAGTCATGCATCCGATTACCCGGGCATTAAAGCAGGTCGGCAATCATGTGATCGGCATCATCGGTGCCCGCACCAAGGACTTGCTGATACTGGAAGATCGCATGCGGGCGGCTTCTACCGAATTGCACATATGCACCGATGATGGATCATACGGGCACCACGGCTTTGTAACAGAGGTGTTGAAAAAAGTCCTTGAAAAGGAGGACGTGAAACTGGTGGTGGCCATCGGTCCGGTTCCCATGATGAAGTTCGTTTCCAAAATGACCAAGGAGTTCGGCGTCAAAACGATCGTAAGCCTTAATCCCATCATGGTGGATGGTACGGGCATGTGCGGCGGCTGCCGGGTATCCGTGGGAGGCGAAATGAAATTTGCATGCGTGGACGGGCCGGAGTTTGATGGGCATGCGGTTGATTTCGATGAATTGATGCTTCGGCTGCAGGCATACTGTGATGAGGAAAAGCAATGCTATAATGATTACTGCCGCTTGACCGGCGTGTGA